GACTTTTCCCACTAGTTCTGGCATGCAGGTACATTTGTCAACAAAGGGTAAAAAGTCGCGTGGAATCTAAGTCCCCGTGGGTCACCTGGTGTCATAACCTGAGCAATTCTGCAGTGAGCAGATATGCAAGATTCTACTTTTGGGgggaaaagaaacacaaatgccCCTCCTCCGGGGGCGGGGGAGGCACCTGGGGATGCACCAATCACAGCGCGCCCTGCTCTATataagcgccccccccccccgcacgcCCCCACTACCCCATCACTGTTGGCTCTCCTTTAGTTTTCACTTGGTGTAGTTCTTGTCCAGCTCTTGACCATGTCGGAAACGGCTCCTGCGGCCTCAAGTACCCTTGTTCCAGCTCCTGTGGAGGAGAAACCTTCATCTAAAAGGCGAGGGAAAAAGCCTGGCCTGGCCCCTGCTCGCAAACCTCGGGGTTTCTCAGTTTCCAAGCTGATTCCTGAGGCCCTTTCCACATCGCAGGAACGGGCAGGAATGTCCCTTGCTGCCCTGAAGAAAGCCCTGGCTGCGGCTGGTTACGACGTGGAGAAGAACAACAGCCGTATCAAGCTGGCCCTCAAGAGACTTGTGAATAAAGGAGTCCTGGTGCAGACCAAGGGCACTGGCGCCTCAGGCTCCTTCAAGCTCAGTAAGAAGGCGGCTTCTGGGAACgacaagggcaagggcaagaaaTCTGCTTCTGCCAAGGCTAAGAAGATGGGCTTGCCCCGGGCCTCGAGATCTCCCAAGAGTAGCAAGACCAAGGCTGTCAAGAAGCCAAAGGCTACGCCCACAAAAGCTTCTGGGAgcggaaggaagaccaaaggggcCAAGGGCGTGCAGCAACGTAAAAGCCCCGCCAAAGCCAGGGCAGCAAACCCCAATTCTGGGAAGGCAAAAATGGTCATGCAGAAGACCGATCTGAGGAAGGCAGCAGGGAGGAAGTGAGTTTCAAAGCCAGTTTTCAAAAACCCAAAGGCTCTTTTAAGAGCCACTTACATACTTCTTAAAATGGCCAAACACTTTGAACCAAAGTTAAGGTGGGCAGTTACTTCAGGTCGACCTGTCGTTGAAACCCTAGAGTAGAATCCTAGGGTCCCTATGTGTAGAATATTTCCAAATTTGGTTGTGTATTTGTGGCTTTACGCCAGAATAAAGGTCACCATTGAAACACACAATGTCTTTTATTCTAGAATAAAAGTCACCATTGAAATACACAATGGATGTATTTCATTCTAGAAACACCCTCATATCAAAGGAGATAGAGATAACGCCAGTAGGAGCTTCCACTCTGAAAAAATACTGAACTTACTCTTTCAAACAGCAGTAACTGGCATCCAGGCTTTCAAAGGACCACTATGAACCCAGATATTCAGTGCTTAAGCTAgaggttatatttatttttcttgagttgTATTTTTAGgatttcctcagtgatggataaaaaaataaagcaagcagttagcaaaaaaacagaacaacaacaacaacaacaacaacaacaaaaccctaaagtTTTTGCAGTTGTGCGATGTGTCAACAAAGATCTAATTTTGTTCTACTTTTAGAAAATAGTTCAATACTATTGATCTAAcagttatttttgaaatgttttatgtattttatgagaATAGCATGTAGGCTTCAGGAGAATGACAAaaaccatattaaaaattaaggacttctttATGAAAATGTTAGGGTTTGAGTTCAATGCCCCAACATAACAAAAAAAAGCACTGGGGAAGTCTGGGCTGaagaacataaacaaaacaaacaaaaaacaaaaataactcatCTTTTAAAGTGATCAAGTTTTATGGAGTGCCACAAATATTAAATTCACATTAAACTATTTTAGGCATTGGTATGAGGAATGACAAAAGATCATAGTAAGGTGGCTTGAGAGATTGTTCAGTCAAGAACACTTAATGCTTTAAAAGAAGTTTGTATATCAGAATACACAACAGCTGGCTCACAACAGCTTCTGACTCCAACTTCCTGGAAATAACGCCGCCCTCTTGTGGCAGATGGCAAACATGGCACACCCACAAGAATTTAAATTATCAAGCCACTGCACAACTAAACTGTATATAAACATACCATTAGGTGGTCCCTAATATAGATTATGTGTACTTAGGCCTTATTAATGGTATACAATTAATAACAGCTAAGCGTCTTCAGTTTCTGTAGTAATCAGCCTTTGCCTTGCTTAGATACAATGGTTCCTGCTCTCTCCTGAGCTTCTAGATGGCTCCAGAAGGGAATAAGCTCTTAAATGACCGGTATCAAAAGTGGATTGAGAAGTGACACGATCAGTGGAAAACCTTCAAATAATTCTAAAACAGTTCGTTCAGTATTAACTTCTGACAGTTCAAAATTATGGGCTTGTTATATTACCCAGTTAAACCTACAGGGTATATTCGGCTGCATGGCATAATTACTACCCACCACATAAG
Above is a window of Mus musculus strain C57BL/6J chromosome 13, GRCm38.p6 C57BL/6J DNA encoding:
- the H1f6 gene encoding histone H1t; this encodes MSETAPAASSTLVPAPVEEKPSSKRRGKKPGLAPARKPRGFSVSKLIPEALSTSQERAGMSLAALKKALAAAGYDVEKNNSRIKLALKRLVNKGVLVQTKGTGASGSFKLSKKAASGNDKGKGKKSASAKAKKMGLPRASRSPKSSKTKAVKKPKATPTKASGSGRKTKGAKGVQQRKSPAKARAANPNSGKAKMVMQKTDLRKAAGRK